ATACGCCGTTTATCTGGCTCAGACGTAAAGAAAGGGCTTTGTACTGTTGCCCCGGCAGAAGCCCAGGCAAAAGCCCACTCAGAAAATCAGCGACACCGCCACGGCCAGCCAGATCGAGCCGACGCCGGCAAGAAACAGATGCCGGGCGATGCGCATGTGGGTGTCGTTGGTTTCCGATTGGGCCGGGTTCGTTGCCAACCACGGCACGAGCCCGAGGCAGCCGAAACCGATCAGCGCGATCACGACGACCATCACGTCGCCGAAATGCCATTTGGTCGGCTCGTACATGCCCCAGTAGCCGAGAAAGACAATGCCGATCGAAAAGATCGTGGCCGACGCGCTACTGAGCGCGGCCACGGATCCGGTTGGACTCGGCATGCTTCACCTCCGATCGTTGGCTGTTACGGCATGCCTTGCCTGTCCTGCTTCCCGCTAGCTGCTTCCCGCTAGCTGGTTCCTGCTAGCTGGTTCCTGCTAGCTGGTGTCCTGCTAGCTGGTGTCCTGCTAGCTGGTGTCCTGCTAGCTGGTGTCCTGCTAGCTGGTGTCCTGCTAGCTGGTGTCCTGCTAGCTAGTGCGATCCATCAGGACGTGCGGGCCTGCCTCGCTTCATACGTCTTCAGATGACTATAGGCGATCCGCAGCAACGACAAGCCGTGCTCGCCCTTCTGCGCGTCGCCGCCGCGCGAGATCAGGTCGCCGAGAATATGATCCGCCTCGGTATGCGAGTGGTTTTCCACGTCGCGGAGCATCGACGCGGTGAGCGGCGACGGCGTGAACAGCGTCTGCGTGGCGCGGGTGTCGAAGTCCGGGCCCATCGTGAAGCCCTTGTTCTCGGCCACCGCCCGGCACTCGCCGAGCAGATTCTCGATCACGCGTTTGCCGTCCGGCGCAGCCAGAATATCGCCGACGGAACCGCGCATCAAGCACGTACTGGCCGCCAATGTGGCCAGGAACACCCACTTCTCCCACATGCGCAGCAGAATGTTGTCGCTGACGGTGACGTCGAAATTCGCGCCGGCCATCGCATCCGCGATAGCCTGGACCCGCTCCGACTTGCCGCCCGCCAGTTCGCCGAACGTGATCGCGTGCATTTCGTTCAGATGCACGATGTGCTGCTCGGCGTTCAACGTCGCGGCGATCACGCACTGGCCGCCCAATACGCGCTCCGCGCCGAACTTTTCGGTCAGCACGTCGATATGGCGCATGCCGTTGAGCATCGGCAGAATAAGCGTCGATTCGCCGACGAACGGCGCGAACGAGTCGATCGCGTCGTCGAGGCTGTAGGCCTTGCAACTGAGCAGCACCAGATCGAACGGTTCGGCGCCGACACCGGCGAGGATCGTCTTGATGTCGGGCAGCGTGAGATCGCCGCGCGCGCTGCTGATCACGAGCCCGTCGCGCTGAAGCTTTTCCGCGCGGCCCGCACGAACGAGGAAGGTCACGTCCTGGCCCGCCGCCGCGAGACGCCCGCCGAAGTAACCGCCCACCGCGCCCGCCCCTACTACTAGAATTCGCATCTTTGGCCTCTTGATAGATTTCGGTCGCGCGGCGTTGGGCTTCCGGGTGATAGACCTGAGACACCAGGGAGCCGCTGACGCAGTGCGTGGGGAGAATGTAGCAAAGATTGACCGTCGGCATCGGCCACGATTGCCGGCGTGGCGTGCTGCAATGCACCGATTGTTCAGGTCAGATCAATCGGTGCCTCCGGCCCGTCGCACCATCACGCTCAGAGCGTGCCGAGAATCGTCTTCTCGTAGAGCGCCAGCATGCCGCCGACGTCCACGTCGACGCACACTTTGCACGCCGGGCGGCTATCCCAGTCCGGCGCGGGCACCGGCATCGTCACCGGCTTCTGGATCGTCTGACCGACCGCGATGCCTTCGGTCAGCACGCGCACCGGACCGCTGCGGGTCGTATAAAGATGCGGCGCCAGCACATAAGCCACCGCCGACGAGTCATGCACGTAAATGCCCGCGAGCTGCGCGCTCTCTTCGTGAAACGCCTCGTAATGCCGCGACACGTCCCACACGAATTGCCCCGCCGCGCCGCCGCGTTCGCGCAACGACGCCAGATAGTCGCGGCTCATGATGGTGCGCTGCGTAACGTCGAGACCGACGATCGCCACCGGCCACGCCGCGCCGAACACGAGATCGGCCGCATCCGGATCGCCGAGAATGTTGGCCTCCGCCGCGGGCGTCACGTTGCCGAGCACGCCGTCCGTGCCGAACGCGCCGCCCATGATCACCACCTGTTTGACGAGCGTGGCGATTTGCGGATCGTCGGCGAGCGCCAGCGCGAGATTCGTGAGCGGACCCACGGCGACCAGGGTGACTTCACCGGGATGCGCACGCACCGTGTCGATGATGAAGCGGTGTGCCGGACGCTCGTCGAGCGTCGCGGCGTCGCTCATGTCGAGCGCGATGTTGCCGAGACCGTTGTCGCCATGAATCCACGCCAGCGGGTCCGGCGCGATGCGTTTGAGCGGCGCGGCCGCACCCTGCGCGACCGGTACGCCAGGCGCGAAGCGACCGGCGAGGAAACGCGCATTGCGCGTGGTCGTCTGAATCGTCGCGTTGCCGAACACGCTCGTCAGACCGAGCAGTTCGATCTCCGGATGCCGCGCCTGAAACACCAGCGCCATTGCGTCGTCCACACCGGGGTCAGTGTCGTAGATGACCTTGTGCTGGCTCATAGGTAAAACGCGTCCGGCAGTTGTTCACGCGCGGTGGTGTCGCGGGTCGCGCCGTGCAGATTGCCGAGGCGAATCGGCAGGTCCGGCCCGCCGAGTTCGATGATCACCTGGCGGCACGCGCCGCACGGCGCGATCGGGCCTTCGGTGTCGCCGATCACGGCGAGCGCGGCGAACTGGTCGCGCTGATAACCCGCGGCAATCGCGCTGAAAAACGCCGTGCGTTCCGCGCAATTACACAAACCGTACGACGCGTTCTCGACGTTGCAGCCGTCGAATACCTGGCCGTCTTGAGTCAGCAGCGCAGCGCCGACCTTGAATTTCGAATACGGCGCATAGGCCTTTTCTCGCGCGACGCCCGCGCGTTCCAGCAGTTGTTCCATCTTCATACAGCGATCCTCGATTCAATGCAGCGTAATGAACATGCCGGCAATCGTGGCGCTCAGCAGATTCGAGAGCGTCCCGGCCAGCACGACACGCAAGCCGTAGCGCGCGACTTCGGCGCGGCGTTCCGGCGCGACGGCGCTAAAGCCGCCCGTCAGTACCGCGATCGATGAAAAATTCGCGAAGCCGCACAACGCAAACGACAGGATTGCAATGGTACGCGGATCGAGCGCCTGCAGGCCAGCCGCGCTCACGCTGGCGGCGTCTTTCAGATACGGCGACAGCGACGCGTAAGCGACGAACTCGTTGAGAATCACCTTCTGGCCGAGGAAATTACCGGCGATCGTCGCCTCGCTCCACGGCACGCCGATCAGATACGCGAGCGGCGCGAACAGCATGCCGAGCACCGATTGCATCGACAGGTCCGGATGGCCGAACCAGCCGCCAATGCCACCCACGATCCCGTTGAGCAACGCGATCAGACTGACGAACGCGATCAGCATGGCGCCGACCATCACCGCGATTTTCAGGCCCACGGTCGCGCCGGAACTGACGGCTTCGATCACATTGGTGGGCCGCTTTTCGTCGAAGTTGAGATGCTGCAATTGCACGCGGCTCGGCTCGGTGCTCGGGCAAATGATCTTCGCGAACAGCAGCCCGCCGGGCACCGCCATGAACGACGCCGCGAGCAGGTAGTCGACCCGTACGCCGAGCCCCGCGTAGCCCGCCAGCACCGAGCCCGCCACGGCCGCCATGCCGCTCGACATCACAGCGAACAGTTCGGCGCCGGTCATGTCGCGCGCGAACGGTTTGACGACGGCGGGCATTTCGCTTTGACCGAGAAAGATCGTGGTGACAGCCGAAAACGATTCGAGCTTCGACACGCCCAGCAGTTTCTGAAACACCGTGCCGAGCACGATCACGATCCAGCGCATCACGCCGAGGTAGTACAGCACGGAGATCAACGCGGTGACGAAGATGATGGCCGGCAGCACGCGCACGGCGAACACGAAACCGCCGTCGCCGAAGACCTGGAACATCTTGGGCTGCACGAGGCCGCCGAACAGGAACTCGATGCCCGCGTTGCCGTAGGCCAGCACGTGATTGACACCGGTTGCGGCTGCGTCGAGGATCGATTTGCCGAATGGCACGAACAGAATGAAAGCGCCGATACCGATTTGCGTGAGCAGTGCGGCGACGACAGTACGTAAGCGAATGGCGCGCCGGTTGGCGGAGAAGATATAGGCGATCAACAACAGGACGGCAATACCGAGGAGGTTTCGGACGATCAGGGCCATGTCTCGTGACGTTCTTGTGAAAGTGGCACAGATGCTAAACGAAACTGACGCTGGAGGAAAAAGATTCGGTTAGGGGTGGCGTTCGGGTGCTGAAGGATTCAGCGCAGGGCATGCGTGGTGCATTTTTTGTGTGGAAGTATGGGGTTGCTGCAGCGCGTTAATGTGCGATTGACGTTAACGCGCTGCAGCGATTTTCAGGTGCTACAGCTCTGACTAACCCACCGCTCAGAGCATTTCCAACGCCAACGCGATCCCCTGCCCGCCGCCGATGCACAGCGTCACGATCCCGCGCTTCAGACCGTCGCGTCGCATCGAATGGATCAGTCGTGTCGTCAGTACCGCGCCGGTCGCGCCGATCGGATGGCCGTGCGCGATCGCGCCGCCCTGCACGTTGATCAGCTCATCCGCGATGCCAAGCCGGCGCGCGACCGCGATCGGCACGGCCGCAAACGCTTCGTTGATTTCAAAGCGCTCGACGTCATGCAGTTGCCAACCGGCGCGCGCCAAAGCCATCTGCACGGCAGGCACGGGACCGAGACCGAACAGGCCCGGCTCCACCGCCGCAACGCCGAACGCTACCAGACGCGCGGCCGGTTCGATCCCGCGCGCTTCGGCGAAACCGCGCTCGGCCACCAGCATCGCGGCCGCGCCGCTGTTCAGGCCAGGCGCGTTGCCTGCCGTGATCGTGCCGTCGGGACGGAAAGCCGGCCGTAGTTTGGCCAGCGTTTCCAAGGTGGTATCGGGGCGCGGTTGTTCGTCGCGTGTGAAGGGTTGCGGACCCTTGCGGCCCGGCACTTGTACGGCGATCAGTTCGGCGTCGAAGTCGCCGTTCTCTTGCGCCTCGACGAATCGCTGCTGCGAACGTGCGGCCCAGCGGTCCTGGCTTTCACGCGTCATGTCGAATTGCGCGACGAGGTCTTCCGTATGCCAGCCCGAATGCTCGCCGGAAAACGCATCGTTCAGGCCATCGCGCAGCAGACTGTCGTGAACCTGCGCGTTGCCCATGCGGCTGCCCCAGCGGCCGCTGTCGAGCAGATACGGCGCGCGGTCCATGTTCTCCATGCCGCCCGCCACGGCGGCATCGCCGAAACCGAGCCAGATTTCCTGCGCCGCCGACACGATCGCCTGCGCACCCGACCCGCACACGCGATTCACCGTCAGCGCCGGCACGGCCACCGGCACGCCGCCGCCAATCGACGCCTGGCGCGCGGGATTCATCTTGTTGCCCGCCTGAATCACATTGCCCATCACCACCGACGCCAACGTCGCCGCATCGAGACCGCTGCGCCGCAGCGTCTCGCGCACGGCTAGCGCGCCGAGTTCGGTGGCGGGCACCTCTTTCAGCGATCCGCCGAAAGCGCCGATCGGCGTTCTGACCGGATTGCAGATCACGACTTCTCGTGGGTTCGTCATTGCTTCTCTCCAGTTGGCTTACGTTTGCAGTTTGATTTGCCGTGGCCCTACATCAGTTATTCGCCGATACCGCCGTGACGGTGCCCGGCAAATCCCAGCCGCCACCCAGCGACCGGTACAACGCGACCGCTGCGAGCGCATGCTCACGTTTGGCCTGATTCAACGATTCGTCGTCGCGCAGATACGCTTCCTGCGCGTCCAGCACGTCGAGGAAACTCGACGCGCCGTTCTTGTACAACTCGGTCGACAGACGCAGCGCGTGGCCCGACGCATCCAGCGCGCCGCCAAGTCGTTGCACCTGCACCGATCCGCTCACCAGATCGCTGCGGTTGTCCTCGATTTCCTTCAGCGCCTGCAGCATGGTCTGCTGCAAACCAAGCTGCGATTCGCGCATGCGACTCTCGCTCGCGTCGATATTGGCGGTGATGCGGCCCGCGTTGAAGATCGGACTGGTGGCGTTCAAGGCCGCGCTGAACAGGTTGTCGGTCAGCGTCGGCAAGCCAAGATACGACGAGGCCAGCAAACCGTCGGCGAGATTCAGCCTGAACTGCGGATAACGCTGCGCTCTCGACACGCCCACTTCCGCCGCGCGCTGTTCGACCGTCGCATACGCGGTGCGAACGTCGGGCCGCTTCAGCAACGCTTCCGACGGCAACATCTGCGGCACGCTTTGCGCGGGCAACGGAATCTCGCGGGCATTGGCGAGCAGCAAACCGTCGACACTTTCCGGCGTGCGCCCCGAATACACCGCGATCAGACTCAATTGATGCTGCACCGCCGATTGAAAGCGCGGAATCTGCGCCTGCAGATCCTGCAATTGATTCTGTGCACGCGCGACGTCGAGTTGCGTCGAGAGTCCGAAATGCAAGCGCTCCTGTGTGAGCTTCAACGCACGCGCACGAATCTGCTCGTTGTCGCTGAGAATCTGCAATTGCGATTGCGCCCAGCGCAGATCGATATACGCCGCCGCCGTGTTGGCCGCGAGCGCGAGCCGCAGCTGGTTCAACGACGCCTCGCGGCCCGACACTTGCGCCTGCGCCGCCAGCACGGCGAGCCGCTCGCCGCCGAACACATCCGGTGTCCAGCTCGCCGACAAACCGAAACCGGCCTGACGCACGTAGCCGAGCGGCGGCGGCGTGTTCTGGCGTGAGTCGGAAGCACCGGCGTTCGCGTTCAACTCGGGAAGCAGCGCCGCGCGGTCCTGCGTCGCGAGATCCTGTGCCTGCTTGACGCGTTCCACCGCGGCTTGCACGTCGAGATTGCCGGTCAACACCGACTCGACCAGTTGATGCATCACCGGGTCGCCGAATTGCGCCCACCACGTATCGGCGCTGACGCTGTCTTGCGGCGCGTCGACATTCCACGCAGCCGGCGCCACGGTCTTGACCGTCTGCGGCAAATCCGCGTGTTCGGCCGGTGGGACCGCGCAGGCCGCGAGCGTCAACAACGCGGCGCTCGCGAGAACTTTGAGTACGATCGGTTTCATGTTGGGTTCCTCAATGAGCATCGGGCGGCGGCGCGGTGTTGCCGAACGGGCGCGAGAACAGCACGCTCAGCAGACCGACCACGAAACACAGCGACAACGCGAAAAACGTGTCGGAGAAAGTGAGCACCAGCGCTTCGCGCATCAGCAATCCATGCAATGCGCCGAGCCCCGCGTTGGCGGCGTTCAACGCGTCGCCGCCCACCGCCGCGAAATGCGCGGTCTGCTGCTGCAGGAGCGATTCGAGCACCGGGCGTCCGGCGTTCAGATGTTCGTCGAGCCGCTCGTAGTGCAGGTTCAAACGGTCGTTGAGCATCGTGCTGCTCACGGCAATGCCGATTGCGCCGCCGAGATTGCGCATCAGGTTGAACAGGCCGCTCGCGGACCGCAGCCTCGACATCGGCAACGAACCCAGCGCCATCGTCACGATGGGTGGAATACAGAACTGCTGACCAATGCCGCGCAACGCCTGCGGAATCAGCAACTCCTGCCAGCCCCATTGACTGGTCAGCGGCACATACAGATAACAGCCGAACCCGAACAGCACGAGCCCCACCACCAGCAGGATTCGCATGTCGACAATGCGGGCGAGGATCGAATACGCGACCATCGCGATCAATTGAAAACAGCCGACCGACAGCAAGGCCACGCCGATCTGCAACGAGTCGAAACCGCGCACGCGCGAGAGGAACACCGGCGTCAGAAACACCGCGCAGAAAATCCCGATCCCGGTAATGAACGACAGCAAACTGCCTATGCCGAAGTTGCGAACCGCCAACGCGCGCAAGTCGACAATCGGCTCTTTCGCGGTGAACGCATGCACGAGAAACAGGAAGCCGCAGATCGCCGAGATCCAAGCACAAAACACGATCACGTCGTCGCCGAACCAGTTCTTGCGCGGGCCTTCTTCCAGCACGTATTCGAGGCAGCCGAGAAAGCCGGACATCAACAGAATGCCGAGGTAATCGCCCTTCTTCAGCAATGACAGATCGACGTTATCGAAATGCACGTACTTCGGCACCATCACCGTGACAAGGACACCCGGCACGAGGTTCAGATAGAACAGCCAGTGCCACGACCATTGCGACGTAATCCAGCCGCCGATCACCGGGCCGATAGTCGGCGCGAGCGTGGCAAGCGCGCTGATGGTGGTGGACGCAATCAAGCGCTGCTTGCCGGGAAACAGCACGAACGCGGTGGTGAACACGGTCGGGATCATCGCGGCGCCGAGCGCGCCCTGCAAACCGCGGAACAGGATCATCGAGTTGATGTCCCATGCGAGACCGCACAGCATGCTGGTGATCGTGAAGCCGAGCGCGGAAAAGGCGAACACCCAGCGCGTGGAAAACACGCGAGTGAGCCAGCCGGACATCGGAATCACCAGGATTTCAGCGATCAGATACGAGGTCTGCACCCAGGAGAGTTCATCCTGGCTCGCGGACAAACCGCCGCCGATATCTTTGAGGGACGACGCCACGATCTGGATATCGAGCGTCGCCATGAAAAAGCCGATGCACATCAGCGTGAACGCGAGGACTTTGGTGCGCGTCGGCAGATCGGCGGGGTTGGCGAGGACTTGGGTCATGATCGGTCTCTTAGCCGTGCGCCGGCGTGTCGCCGGTGTTGCCGGTGTCGACGTGAACCTTCACGGTGGCCGAGAGGCCGGGGCGCAGTACGCCTTGCATATCCTTCGGCACCTCGAGACGCACACGCACCGGCACACGCTGCACGATCTTCGTGAAGTTGCCGGTGGCGTTTTCGGCGGGCAGCACGCTGAAGGTCGCGCCGGTGGCAGGCGCCAGACTTTCCACCACGCCTTGAATCTGCCGGCTCGACGCGTCGAGATTCACGTCGACGCGGTCGCCGACCTGCATCTTCTTCAACTGGTCTTCCTTGAAGTTGGCGTCGATCCACAGGCCGCTCGCGGGCACCACGGTCAGCAACGAACCGCCCGTGTTCGCCAGCAGTCCCACTCGCGCGGTGCGATTGCCGATATAACCGTCGATCGGCGAGCGAATCGTCGTGTACTCCACGTTCAGCGCCGCGACGCGCTGGGCCGCTTGCGCGGTGGCGATGCGCGCGTCGGCGTCGCCGATCTGCGCGTCGAGCACGGCGATCTGGCGCTGCGCCGCGATCAGGGCCGCGCCGCTGCGATCGACGGCAGCATGCGCCTTGCTCAGATCGGCGTCCGCCCGCTCGACCACCTGGCTCGACACCGCGTCGTCCTTCACCAGTTCGCGATAACGCGTCTGGTCGGCGGCGCTGCGCGTTAGTTCGGCGCCGGAGGCGCGCACCTCGGCTGCCTGCTCGTTGATCGTGGCGAGCTGCAACGATTTCTTCGCCTGCAACTCGGTCACCGCGGCCTGGGCGCTCTGCACTTCCGCGCTGGCCTGCGCGAGGCGGGCGTCGTAGTCGCGTGCATCGAGCCGGATCAGCACCTGGTCCGCGTGCACGAACTGGTTGTCGCGCACCAGCACATCCGTGACGAAACCGTTCACTTTCGGCGCCATCACGGTGACATCGCCGCCCACGTAGGCGTCGTCGGTCGTTTCGACAAAGCGGCCGACGAAGAACCAGTACGACGCCGCCAACGCGAGCACGACAAGCACCGTGATCACCGCGAGCAGCATCCAGGGAATACGCCGCGCCGGTGTGGCGGATTGAGCCGCGCTGGGTGGCGCGATAGTGGAAGGGGTTGTGGACATGATGTCGATATGTGCGTATGCACTCCTTGAGTTAAAAAAAACGGCGCTAAGCGTTGCGCCGACCTTGCGTGACTGCCTGTCCGACTTCAGAGCGGATCCTGCGTGATGGCGAACAACTCGCCGCGCAACGCGGCGGCCCGTTCTTCGCCGAAACGGTGTTCGAATTCGGCTTGCGCCGCGTACCAATGCTCGCGGCCTGCCTTCAGACGCTCTTCGCCGACGGGTGTGAGCGCAATCGACAGCGCCCGCGCGTCCGCGCCGTGCACGTCGCTCGAAATCAGGCCGTTACGGCGCAGCGGCTGGATCGTGCGAACCAGCGTGGTGCGCTGCATCCGCATGGCTTCGGCGAGCTGCTTCATCGACATCGGGCCGACGCGTTTTAACCGGCCCATCAGCGAAAACTGCGTGATGGTCAGCCCCACGTTCGCCAGATGCCGATCGTAAAGCTGCGAAACGTAACGGGCGGCCTGGCGGATCGCAAAGCAGTCGTCGTCGAAGAGGCCTTCCATCGCTGCGTTTCCTGAATCGTGAGTGCGTATGCACATTAAGTGACGCATCGAACCCGCCGGAACGAGTTCATGCGGCCTATCGGATTTGGTTAGCCGGTGATGCTGAACAGCTCGGTGCGCAGCGCTCTTGCGCGCGCATGCCCAAAGCGTTCTTCAAACTCGTCCTGCGCCGCGCGCCACGCCACCGACGCCTGGTCGAAGGTCGTTTCGCCCTTTGCCGTGAGACTGAACAGAAACGTGCGGCCGTCGTGCTCTGCCGACTCCGCCACCACCAGGCCATCGCGCTGCAACGGTTTCATGGCGCGAACCAGCGTGGTGCGCTCCATCACCATGGCATCCGCCAGATCCGCCATGGGCAGATTCGGCTTGCGTGCAAGCTTGGCCAGGATCGTGAACTGCGCAGCCGTCAACCCTACGCCGCCCAGATGGCGCTCATAGATTTGCGTGACGTGCCGCGCCGCCTGGCGCAGCGCGAAGCAGTTGCATTCGTCGTAAGAGAGAGGGCGGTTCATGTCGAGGAGTGTATGTGTGCATACGCACAGAGTCAAGGCGAATTTTGTTTTGAGGCGAGGCGATGGGTGTCGGCAATCCGCATCGATGGGCAAAACCTCCATACATACGTCTGTTTGAATTGCCGCCGCAAGGCCCCACCGCACGGCGCGACGGCGAATCTTACGGGTTTGGATTAATGCCACTATATACAAGTCCGTAGCAGCGGCTTAATGTTCAGCCGCAACCAATTAAATCTAATAACAGGCCACGGAGACATTAATGCCATTCCACCCAGTCAGCGCGATTCCCACTATGCGGCTTGCATGCGCCACTTCGATATCCGGCATTAAATACGTTAGCGTCGCACTGAAATTCCCCTGTTTTACCTAGCCTACGACGATCTGCCCTGCATGGCCTGGATTCGCCTGTCTCGTATGCCTTCCGCGTTATTCGACGCGGTCTGCGCGGATGGCGAATAAGGCTCGTGCGATGCTCTCGATTTGCCGCGACTATCCCGCCGCGCATTCGGGGCCATTTTAGCGAGCGCATCCGGAGCCATCACCGGTCATGGCATTTCATTTCGTGGACGGATAAAAACCCAGCGGCATCCGCGCGACTCATTTAATCGCGCGTATTAATAACGAACGACGATTGACGAGGAGACAAAACAATGGCGTTCAAACTGTGGGCAGGCTCATCTGCTTCAATACCGACCGGCGCACTGACGGGCGCGTTTGCGCTGTCCGTGCTGCTGGCCGCTTGCGGCGGCTCCGGCAAAACGGATGCGCCGGGCGCCGTCGCCGTGCCGCAATGTTCGGGCGCGTCGTGCGGGGCGCAAGGCCAGCCGCCCGGTACGCCGGTCGTCGCGGCCAAGCTGTGCCCCGATGCGCTCGACTATTCGACCACCTACACCGGCGGCTCGGGCAGCGGCGAGTACATCAAGATGCAATTCAATTCGGCGACGAAGAAGTATCAGATGACCTTCGTCGAATCCGCCGTGCCGATCTCCGTCGGCCAGGTCAACGTGACGCGCGCGGGCCTGACGATCACCGGCGACTACGACAATCCGACCGGCTCCTTCGCCCTGCCAACCGCCGAACAGAACCGCTGCGCGATCGTGCTGAAGAACGGCACGACCGCCGACGGCACCTACAGCGTCACCATCAATCCGCAGGATCCGCCGATGCTGTTCGTCGGCGAGGGCATTATCGGCGGTGGGATTCCTGGCGCGACGATCCAGTTTTCGGGCGTCACGTCGCTCGGTTTCCCGATCGGCGTCGTGCCGCAGCGCACCTTCGACTCGTATCCGTTCCTAGGTTTCAGCCAGACGGTCACCGACTTCACCCAGGTGGCCGGCGCCTATAACGAAGTCGGGTTCCGCATGAGCCCCGAGGGCAACCCGGCGCAAGGCACGGACGGCCTGACGACGACCGGCTGGGCGCCGCAAGCCGTTCAGGCCAGCGAGACGCTCAATGCGGACGGCACCTGCACGCCCGATTCATCGCCGAATTCTTGCGTGTTGACCGGCACGCCATGGACGGTGCGCACCAATGCCGACGGCTCGGCGGATAACGTGTTCGTCAGCCGCGCCAACGGCCTCGCGTAT
This genomic stretch from Paraburkholderia bryophila harbors:
- a CDS encoding MarR family winged helix-turn-helix transcriptional regulator — translated: MEGLFDDDCFAIRQAARYVSQLYDRHLANVGLTITQFSLMGRLKRVGPMSMKQLAEAMRMQRTTLVRTIQPLRRNGLISSDVHGADARALSIALTPVGEERLKAGREHWYAAQAEFEHRFGEERAAALRGELFAITQDPL
- a CDS encoding MarR family winged helix-turn-helix transcriptional regulator; protein product: MNRPLSYDECNCFALRQAARHVTQIYERHLGGVGLTAAQFTILAKLARKPNLPMADLADAMVMERTTLVRAMKPLQRDGLVVAESAEHDGRTFLFSLTAKGETTFDQASVAWRAAQDEFEERFGHARARALRTELFSITG
- a CDS encoding DUF2957 domain-containing protein gives rise to the protein MAFKLWAGSSASIPTGALTGAFALSVLLAACGGSGKTDAPGAVAVPQCSGASCGAQGQPPGTPVVAAKLCPDALDYSTTYTGGSGSGEYIKMQFNSATKKYQMTFVESAVPISVGQVNVTRAGLTITGDYDNPTGSFALPTAEQNRCAIVLKNGTTADGTYSVTINPQDPPMLFVGEGIIGGGIPGATIQFSGVTSLGFPIGVVPQRTFDSYPFLGFSQTVTDFTQVAGAYNEVGFRMSPEGNPAQGTDGLTTTGWAPQAVQASETLNADGTCTPDSSPNSCVLTGTPWTVRTNADGSADNVFVSRANGLAYPAAGVGVLQLLFAPSLAHGIMIVGKVNNQLVPVMIRVGYAHTDNTATGILNNALDDQLGISLLAPATKIAQTALKGGYIGANSASACGLVTTIGQSPNPIYVNGQPVYAASGTCTDGSASFNPGVNYGATLFQSPSAALLNPFTSAASSNFSLDFTQTQPGIVNVTATKPLMSGSTALYQAGDTGVMVQVGPVYGLLMNGINPTFTTNDPAHNIGKVNPFLSIGAFVE